The genomic window GATGGTGAGGCGCTATCGAGAATTATCTTTAACTTTACCTTACCAGCTTTAATCATTTACAGTTTTAATGGATTTGAGTTTGAATACTCACTCGTTTTACTGATATTAATTGCCTTTGTTTATGGAATATTTTCAGCAATCCTAGCGTTTCTAATCTTTAAAAAAGAGACCAGAAGGATTAAGGGAATGCTCGTCATGATGGTTCCAGGTTTTAATATTGGGCTTTTTGCCTACCCACTCGTAGAAGCAATATGGGGGCATAAAGGACTTGTCTATTTTGGGATGTTTGACATAGGAAATGCCTTTGTTGTATTTGGCGTAACGTACCTAATTGCCAGTTTTTATGCAAGTGATGATGAAAAGTTGGATTATAAGCGTGTTTTTGTGAAAATTTCACGGTCAATTCCATTACTCACGTATACTGTTGCTTGCCTACTTAGTATCCTAGGGATCGGCCTTCCAAATCTCATCATTAACGTGACAGAAATTGT from Anaerobacillus sp. CMMVII includes these protein-coding regions:
- a CDS encoding AEC family transporter; the protein is MSDNQFIYIIAIITLGYLLKRFHVLKETDGEALSRIIFNFTLPALIIYSFNGFEFEYSLVLLILIAFVYGIFSAILAFLIFKKETRRIKGMLVMMVPGFNIGLFAYPLVEAIWGHKGLVYFGMFDIGNAFVVFGVTYLIASFYASDDEKLDYKRVFVKISRSIPLLTYTVACLLSILGIGLPNLIINVTEIVSKAKHAFIAATIRYVFEFFI